The Lolium rigidum isolate FL_2022 chromosome 2, APGP_CSIRO_Lrig_0.1, whole genome shotgun sequence genomic interval ACTTGATGATATTCAGACGGCAGACTCCTAGAGCAAGCTAAACCATTACCAGTGAGAACTCAATGTACAAATACAACATTACACGATATGCAAATTTCACGGACAGAGGTATCCAGCCGCATCGCGGCACCGTTTGAGAAATCGAGATGACCAATAAGTGTAGAGCAGAGCATAATGAGGGGTGGATGGCGAATACCTTCATCTTGGATTTCTTGGCCTGCAGCTTCTTGGCCCGCTCCTCCTTGGCCGCCTTCTCCCCTGGTTATTCACATCACACGtgaacaaaaaaaaagataaaatcagGCGCCCGTCTTAGTCCAGAGAGCTCGTCCCTCTTGTCAGGGCACAAATCCATGGAGAGACAGAGAGGTAGTGGCAGTAATCTTACTCTGGAGGTCAAACTCGTGCGCCCTCCTCCTCGTGGCGAGGTTGTTCTTCTTCGACATCGCCCTTCCTTCCTTCCTCGATCGAGCGAGTGCTTTCTCCCTAGCCGCCGGCAGCGCAGACAGACGAACCCTAGCCAAGATTTCTCTTCCTCTCTTCTCTCCTCCGCCTTCCCTCTCTCCGGGCCTAGCCGATGGACTTTTGACCGACGATCTAAGACGGGCTTAGCTCAGGGCCCATCTACTACTGAACAACGAGCCCAGCCCAAGTTCTAGCCCACATCTACGAACATGACACTGGGCCGCAATGTGTCGATAGAATGCGGCCCTCTCGTGTCACCGCCTAAGCTCTCTCGATCATTAGGCTTCTGAGAAACTCATGATTACCGTACCGATGATGTCCGCCACCGAGAGACTTGACGGCGACGTGGGACAAAAAAAAATGGCGGCCGACAGGGACACGCGGCCCGGGAGAGACACACCATCGAGCACGGCGGACACGTGCTGGCTGCCCGCACGCCGGCGTGTCACTCCTCGCCGCACCTCCCTACCACCGAGGATGCGAGGACTTAGCAAGTAAACTTCTGTGATTAGACGACGCGCGATTAGCAGCACAGCTCAGCTCATTAGCCGCTGCCCGTCGGCGCCAGCGAGGCAGGTCGCACAGGAGAAAGGCGCCTTGTTAGGGGGAAAGCGTACGCCGGCGGTGCTGCTACTAATACAGCTCAGGCTCGGCCAGCTTCGACAACCTTCCAAGCTCGAAGAGCCGCAGGAGAGTGTGGTACTACTCGCCAGGGAGAAGATGGAGATGCAGGAGCCGAAGGGAGCGcacgcggtggcgccgccgccgactGCCGTTGAGGCCGGCAAGCCTGCCGGCGTTGGTGGAGTTGTCCAGAGTGAGAAAGAATccatctctcttttgcttcggttTTACCTGCCCAGAGTGCTGGGATTTTGGTAGCTCACCATTCAGTTGCTAACTCGATCGATCTTTGCAGATGGGCCTCCGCCACCAGCACGGACAGCACAGGCGCCGGGTTCAGTGACTGACGGCGGTGCGTGTCTTCGATCTTTGCTTAAAATTTCAGTCGCTACGATGAATTCCGGTCTCACTTAGCTTAGTATCCTAGCATGGTGGTTAATTAGCGCAAGAGTTGGTCAAGCATTTCGAAACCCAGGGATCACCTTATTTCGGTTCTAATGAACCCGTTTTGCTGCAGGCGTGCCCCCAAAACCAGTACCAGCACCAGCAGACAAagcggcagcaccagcagcaGCGAGTTCAGCAACTGACCGAGGTACAGTATCGTTAACTTTCAGTAATCTTCCCCTGCGATGCGATAAATCAATTTAGTCACATCCAAGAAATTGATCAACTCGCAGATGCCGTGCTCGCCAAGGTGGAGATGGAGAGGAAGCTGTCGATGGTCAAGGCGTGGGAGGAGCACGAGAGGAGCAAAGTCGACAACAGGTGACCCAACTCAAACTGAATTTTGCACAAGAATATCCTGTTTTCCCATGTATGTTTGGCCGCAATGTAATTAAGTGGAGATCGTTACGCTTCAGGGCTGAGCACAAGATGTCCTCCATCCTGTCGTGGGAGAACACCAAGAAGGCGTCGATCGAAGCCAAGCTGCGAACACGGGAGGTCTCGGCTCTGAACTCTGCCTTACTCCTAAGTCCTAACCCAGTGACCCTTTAGTTGTAAAATTCAGTCGGTGTTGTCGCACGTTCAGGGCCGGTTCATAGATTTCGGGGGTCCTAGGGCGAAACGACACCAAGGACCCCTTCTCATAGTGGCTAAGCTTTTCTAGGGCGGGGGCGATGGCCCCCCTACACTGAAAAATTCCTTAAAGATATTCATTTATGTTAAATTTATATATCTTACTTAATTTTTAAGCATGATTATGTTTCTAGACCCCTTAACAATCTCAGTCAAGCTTCACCGCTTGCTCACacacaaaaaaactaaaaaattattATTCAGCACGATAAATATTAGGGTAATGCAATAACAAACAAAATAATATTTACGTTTGAATGGTCTTCAGAATATTGGTGAAGATGTTTGAAACAATTTATTTCTATTGATCGCACGAACTATATACCATGATTATTATTTCTACCAATGGCTACTTATGTACACGTGTATTGTTTGCGAGAAATAAAAATAATCAGAGAAAAATATATGAGGGTCGGTTTTATTCTGCATGTTTGAGAAGGAGTCAGAGTATAGGCACATTAAGTTACAACTTCAACCTtctatattttctagaattatttcAAAATCTACACCTAAAGAGTATAAATATAAGTGTAGTAAGTATACAAATAAATCTTGGACTAGGGCCCTAACTGTTCCCCACCCTATGGGCTGGCCCTGCGCACGTTAGTTAGCAGTGGGACAAGGGTCATGTTAAGTCCTGTGTGCGGCTCATTTCATTCAAGCTGTCGCTTTGTAAAAGGATCATCATGGTCAAGTATGGCGCCTATGCTAACCGGGTCGATCGATCAATTTGCAGGAGAAGCTGGAGAAGAAGAAGGCCGAGTACGCGGAGAAGATGAGGAACCGGATGGCGACGATCCACAAGGAGGCGGAGGAGAAGAGGGCGTCCGTGGAGGCGAAGCGGCAGGAGGAGGTGCTCAAGTACCAGGAGACGGCGGCGAAGCACCGGTCAACAGGGACCACGCCCAAGAAGAAATTCCTCCAGTGTTTCGGCTAAGCGACACACACATATTAGATAAGTGAATGAATATATATACCACGGTGAAGTTGTCTGCTATATATAGCTAGCTAGAAGATGTGCTCTTGGCCTTGTTTTGTTCGTTTGGTTGGAACATGATAAGAGATCATGGTTGTATATTGTATACTAGTTGGGTGGGAATTGGGATCACTTGCGAGTTATGTATGCTGCTCCTGTGTAGTGTAATGCACGTATATAATGCCTGTCTCTCTCGGTGTGTGGGACATGTGACATATATGTGAATGTGTAGGTACTCGGATTGTACAAACACTACGAAATTTATCTCAGGGATTAGCCTGTCTCTTATGCAGAGAAGGTTCTCTTTCCGAAAAAAAGAGATGCAGAGAACTAAGCAGTCAAGTTCGGAGTTAACACATACACATCAGTTGTCGCACATGAACGACATGTTTGCGAGAGTTCACGCTTGCGAAAAAGTAACTGTTGAAATATTCGCCCACTTTTAGTggtccatactagatttcagattttcctataaatatCAAAGCCCATAGGGGCTTACCAGAAAGGTCATGGGGAAGGTAAAAGGCTGGAAGGGACGGGGGCTTTCGAAAGCCGGGAAGGAAACGTTGGTGAAATCTGTTCTGCAGGCTGTTCCCACATATACTATGGGTTGTTTCAAACCGATAAAGAGTATGTTCTCAAAGTTTACCTCTATCTCCTCTGGTTTTTGGTGGGGAGAAAAAGATGGAAAGAAGAAAGTTCACTGGGTTGGGTAGGATCGGATATGTAAACCGAAGAATGGTGGAGGAATGGGGTTTAGGGAGTTCTCGGGTTTTAACCAGGCAATGTtggcaaaacaagcatggagagtTCTGTCAAATACGACATCCCTATGTGCTAGAGTGCTTCGGGCTAGATATTTTCAAGACGGAGACTTTCTAAAGGCTCCATGCCCGGCTAATGCGTCTTTCACTTGGAGGAGCATTTTACATGGTAGAGATCTCTTGAAAGAGGGATTGATTTGGCGAGTTGGAGATGGTGCTAAGATCTCTGTGTGGCAGGGTAATCGGATACCTCGGGCTAGTGTGATGAGACCGCTCGGTCACAAGCCTAATGCGAATATCCAGAAGGTATCTGACTTATTGCAGCCAGATGGTGCTGGGTGGAATGAGGAGAAGTTGAGGGAGTGCTTGTTTGATGTTGACACTGAGGATATTCTGAAATTACCCGTAGGCTGGAATAGAAGACTATCTTGCATGGAACTACACCAAGAACGGGATTTTCAGTGTTAAATCAGCTTACCATCTCCAAGCACAGCTAAAACTTCTCAGTTCGGTCCGTGCGAGTTCATCAAGGACGAGTGATAATCATAGGGGTTGGCTTGCTTTGTGGGCTGCGGATGTTCCTAATAAAGTCAAGATTCATATGTGGAGGCTAGCCAAGAATGGCCTGGCAGTTGGATATGAACTGAAGATGAGAAGGTTAAAGGAGGGTGTGCGGTGTGTTGTATGCGATAGAGAGGAGACTCTTATGCACCGGTTCTGGACATGCCCACATGCGGTCTCGACTTGGGACTCCCTACGGGATGCTACTAGGTTGGAACTATGCCACCCCCCTAAGACCATCCGTGACCATAGGGAGCTTTCGAATTGGTTGTTATTGTGGATGAGTAAGTTGAAGGATAAGGAGCTCGCTATGGCAATGATGGATGTATACTATATATGGTTAGCCAGGAATGATGCTCGAGAGAACAATCTGATAGAGGATCCCAAATACACCGCTTAGAATATTGTTTCCTTGACGGAGGAATGACATGCTATAGAAAAGGGCCAGAAATAGCAGACGGAGGTAGCAGTACAGGAACTCTGGTCCGCTCCTCCTGAAGGGTGGATCAAGGTTAATGCTGATGGTGCATTTCGCCAGGAAGCCAACTGTGGAGGCGGTGGGGCAGTAATCAGTGATCATCACGACCGATTTGTTGCTGGATTGTGCCGTTTTTTCAAAACTGTTGGGGACCCTGAGCGAGCTGAACAGCTGGCCTGCAAGCAAGCAATGACTTTGGCGAGGGAGCAACGATTTCAGAGGGTGATTCTGGAGATTGACTGTCAGAGTGTAGTGACAAAACTGAAGAGTGGGGAGATGGACATGTCAGTCCACGACCCTCTGGTGAAAGATATCAAGGCAATGCCGCGAGATCTTCAGAACCATGAAGTTTGTCATGTCCGACGTGGAGTCAATGAAGTGGCGCATAGGTTTGCCAAGTATAGTTGCGATAATAAAATTTGTAATAGTTGGGTGGGGGTACCTCCATTGTATGCTCTGAACATGGTTACACCTAGTGGTGTGATGATTAATAAAATCGCAGCACTTATTCTCAAAAAAAAGATTTGGTGAATGTTCACTATTATGGGAATATTAGGTTATTGAAGACGCACCATTATTACAGAGGATGATGTTGACAGTCGGTGGCAGGAAGCCACTGTCCATCCAATCGACTGGCTCTGCAATTATTTGTCTACAACCTTTTGAACTCAATGGTGTAACCGGTAGATGGGAGATCTTTGGGTGCGGGTTGAAGACTCACAAGGCAGGTGCTAGACTGAAGCTAGTAGTTGTTCTGGTGCGCTTGAAAACTAAAAGGTTGAACAAGGTGGAAGACAATATTTGTCTTTTTATAGCTTTAATTGAGTCAAAGTAAGAACAACTGCAATATCAAGGGGGGTTAGATCTTCAAGGAAAAATGTAACATTGTTGTTTACGGTCAATCTCATTCAATATCCTTTTTCACAACAATCTTTGGAAATATTTTGATAAATGAGTATGCTTGTATATCATGAGATTCTAGTTTGAAAACTTGGTTGATGAAGCATGGCCGCGTCCTAATTAATGAGAACCTATGTTAAGTCTAATGCCTCATGTGATGAAAGGCTGGGTTTGATGAGTTAGATATTCGTGCTTAATTGTGATTGAAGTTCTAGGTGATTGATGCAGTAGTGAGCAACACCGATTGAGGACAATTTTAGTTGAAGACTAGACCATTGGACATATTTGTACATGACTATGGTTTAATAACGACTAGTTGTGTGTGGTAGCCTATGAATAACACCCAAGACCTAGTGGGTAGGGTTGGCCAATTGGATAAAAATATACATTTGCAAGATCTGCCCTTGCAAGTGCCTCTCCTTCCCTTTCACTTCGTCTTGGCAGGAATTACGGAGAATCGAGTTTCGAGTAAAGTTAAGCATCGAACAAGAGTGTTATATGCCAACAAGGATATACTTGTTACTCTTGTAGAATTGACATCTCTTAAATGATTAGGCTAGCTAGGATATACTCATTGTCGTGATCGTAAAGAACATTTTGTAGGAAAAGGTTGGGAGGGAGGGCCTTGCATGGTTTCCCCATTTTACTACATCAACATCACAGGCGCTTGATTCATCTTCTCATGGACTAGCCTGAAGTGAGGAGATTGAAAAGGGATcacctcgtcaatgcctacaaattgtagacttgggtttcggaaagaagcacgatggagattccgggagtgagattgggcacacgatatacccagcttcggggccccttggtggaggatccctacgtgttgctagcaatctagtatatgatcataagtatgtttacaggggcCGCCTGAGGCGGAGCTATGTTATCTATCTGTTCTCCCCTCTatgggtgccctggctggctttatatatgcaaccatcctaggattttacaagagtcctagtcgactaattcttcgggttgccttcttgggccttctccatattgagccGAGCcatgtatactaataatgggtacccgaagggtatgcccatgacagAGATAGTCCACAATAAGCTAGTTGTCTCCCATAACGAAAAGTACTCATCATTTTCCCTCTTCTAGGCATCTTCATTGTCCAAATCTCATAAGTATTCACACAAAATGCTTTCTTGGGTATAATCAATCCTTGGTACTCCCAAACCCATTGAATTGGTCTTGAAGGCTTGAAGACGAAACTTGATCCCATGATGGCCAACTCTGTTGCGACAAGTTGGAGGGCACTCTCAAGATTTACCCTCATAAACAAGAGGTTTACCCTCTGTTTTACACCACATACGTGCACCATGGCTAGTacaaacatcgaatgttgtggggcATTCCGATGAGTGCAAAAAGAAACATGTTTTACAAGACTTAAATGCTTAAGTTGTGTTATGATTTCCTATTTTACTATGTTAAAGCGCACCTATTTTATTCGTTTCACATGATCTTGTAAATAAAGGGAAAGATTTACAACCAATGCAAGAGAGAT includes:
- the LOC124688747 gene encoding uncharacterized protein LOC124688747 is translated as MSKKNNLATRRRAHEFDLQREKAAKEERAKKLQAKKSKMKIDGSDKKKKGSSFKVGKKKVKTKLSALTKAKAAQAMEVDK
- the LOC124690909 gene encoding remorin-like, which gives rise to MEMQEPKGAHAVAPPPTAVEAGKPAGVGGVVQNGPPPPARTAQAPGSVTDGGVPPKPVPAPADKAAAPAAASSATDRDAVLAKVEMERKLSMVKAWEEHERSKVDNRAEHKMSSILSWENTKKASIEAKLRTREEKLEKKKAEYAEKMRNRMATIHKEAEEKRASVEAKRQEEVLKYQETAAKHRSTGTTPKKKFLQCFG